The window CCGCGACCGCGAATTCGAGATCGGCAAGGACGACACCCGGGCCCGCCTGATGGAAGTCTGGGAGGCCGGCTACAAGATCGTCTTTGGCACCATCGCGTCGCTCAAACCGGAGGACCTGGCCCGGACGGTGACCATCCGCGGCGCCGAGCACACGGTGCTGCAGGCGATCCATCGCGCCACCGCGCATTACGCCTACCACATCGGGCAGATCGTGTTCTTAGCCAAGCACTGGCGCGGCAAGGACTGGAAGACGCTCAGCATTCCGCGGGGGAAGTCGGAGGAATACGGGCAGGAGATGAAGCAAAAGCTGCGCGAGCGCGGCCAGTGATCCCTTTTCAAGGAGGGCGCATGTTCAGACTCAAGTCGATGGGTGTGATGTCCGTGGGCAAGATGATGGCGGTCATTCAAGGGGCCATCGGGCTGCTGTTCGTGCCGATCTTCCTGATCGCCGGCATGGCCGGCGCCCTGGCGGGCAAGGGGCAAGACGCCATCGCCGGCGGCGTGATGCTGGTCCTGGCGGTGATGATGCCGGTGTTCTACGCCGGCATCGGCTTCGTCATGGGGGTCGTCACGGCGCTGATCTACAACGTGGTGGCCGGCAAGATCGGCGGGATAGAACTGGAACTGGTCGCGCCTTCCGCTGATGTCAACCCGATGGCGCAGGTCCCCCGGTAGGGCGCGGTGCTAAAATCAAGTGTTTGGCATTCATACCGCGCACTCATCAGGTGACTCATGGCTGAGACGATGCTGGCGGTGGTGAAACCGCACCACGCCCCGGGGACAGAGATCCGCGAGGTCAAGATCCCGAAGTTCGGACGCACCGACGTCCTGGTGAAGGTGAAGGTGGCGTCGGTCTGCGGCACCGATCTGCACATCTACAACTGGGACAAGTGGGCGCAGCACCGCATCCATCCCCCGCTCATCCCCGGCCACGAGTTCTGCGGCGAGGTGTTCGCCTTCGGTGACGAGGTCACCACGGTCAAGGAAGGCGACTTCGTCTCCGCCGAGATGCACGTGGCCTGCGGCAAGTGTTTCCAGTGCCGGACGGGCGAGGCCCACATCTGCCAGAACGTGAAGATCATCGGCGTGGACGCCGACGGCGCCTTCGCCGAGTTCGTCTGCATCCCGGAATCGAACATCTGGAAGCTGGATCCCGAGATCCCGCAGGAGTACGCCTCCATCCTCGACCCGCTGGGCAACGCGGTGCACACCGTGATGGCGGGCGAGATCGCGGGCAAGACCGTGGCCATCACCGGCTGCGGGCCCATCGGCCTGTTCGCCATCGCGGTAGCGCGGGCCTGCGGCGCCACCAAGGTGTTTGCCATCGAGGTCAACGAGTACCGCCGCCGGGTGGCCAAGAAGATGCACGCCGACTTCGTGCTCGATCCCGGCAGCCAGGATGTGCGCGCCATCGTCAAGGACGAGACCGACGGCGTGGGCGTGGATGTGGTGTGCGAGATGGCCGGGCATCCGGACGCCATCCGAACAGGCTTCGACATCGTGCGCCGCGGCGGGCGCGTGTCCCTCCTGGGCCTGACCTCCAAGCCGATCTCGCTGAACTTCTCCGAAGACATCATCTTCAAGGGCATCACCATCCAAGGCATCAACGGCCGGCGCATGTACCAGACCTGGTACCAGATGACCGCGCTGCTGAAGGCCGGCAAGCTCGACCTCCATCCGGTCATCACCGACCGCCTGGCGATGAGGGACTTCGCCAAGGGTATGGACCGGCTGAAGACCGGCGAGGCCAGCAAGATCCTGCTCTACCCCGACGGCGTGAAGTTGAAGTAGCAGCCGTGGCGTATCGCGGTCGCCTCGCACCCTCCCCCACCGGACTGCTCCACCTGGGGCACGCCTGCACCTTCTGGGCCTCATACCAGCGCGCACAGCAGCACCAGGGCACGCTCGTCTTGCGCAACGAGGACTTGGATCCGCAGCGCTCCCGCCCCGACTTCGCCCAGGCGATGATGGAGGACCTGCGCTGGCTCGGCATCACCTGGCAGGAAGGTCCCGACGTCGGCGGTCCGTTCGCGCCCTACGTCCAGAGCCAGCGGCGCGACCACTACCTGGCGGCCTGGCGGACGCTGCGCGACCGCGGCGTGCTCTATCCCTGCGCCTGCTCGCGCAAGGAGCTGGCGCAGACTGCGGCCGCTCCGCAGGAAGATGACGACGAGCCGCTCTATTCCGGGCGATGCCGGCATCGCTTGTCGGAGGCGCGCAATCACCAGCAGCCTCAGGGCGTGCACTGG of the Terriglobales bacterium genome contains:
- a CDS encoding DUF1572 family protein gives rise to the protein MADDSGTRYLDEARRSLRGNKRLAEGALAQVSDEEFFRVLDDGESNSLAVMVKHIAGNAHSRFTDLLTTDGEKPWRLRDREFEIGKDDTRARLMEVWEAGYKIVFGTIASLKPEDLARTVTIRGAEHTVLQAIHRATAHYAYHIGQIVFLAKHWRGKDWKTLSIPRGKSEEYGQEMKQKLRERGQ
- the tdh gene encoding L-threonine 3-dehydrogenase, whose translation is MAETMLAVVKPHHAPGTEIREVKIPKFGRTDVLVKVKVASVCGTDLHIYNWDKWAQHRIHPPLIPGHEFCGEVFAFGDEVTTVKEGDFVSAEMHVACGKCFQCRTGEAHICQNVKIIGVDADGAFAEFVCIPESNIWKLDPEIPQEYASILDPLGNAVHTVMAGEIAGKTVAITGCGPIGLFAIAVARACGATKVFAIEVNEYRRRVAKKMHADFVLDPGSQDVRAIVKDETDGVGVDVVCEMAGHPDAIRTGFDIVRRGGRVSLLGLTSKPISLNFSEDIIFKGITIQGINGRRMYQTWYQMTALLKAGKLDLHPVITDRLAMRDFAKGMDRLKTGEASKILLYPDGVKLK
- the gluQRS gene encoding tRNA glutamyl-Q(34) synthetase GluQRS — its product is MAYRGRLAPSPTGLLHLGHACTFWASYQRAQQHQGTLVLRNEDLDPQRSRPDFAQAMMEDLRWLGITWQEGPDVGGPFAPYVQSQRRDHYLAAWRTLRDRGVLYPCACSRKELAQTAAAPQEDDDEPLYSGRCRHRLSEARNHQQPQGVHWRFRVPDGEEVAFVDLRQGEQRFVSGKDFGDFVVWRRDDVPAYQLAVVVDDAAMQITEVVRGADLLKSTARQILLARALGLPVPAFYHCDLVRDQHGVRLAKRHDALSLRALRRAGVSPEEVRRRCASAPWRHAERL